The Peptacetobacter hiranonis DNA window ATAGACAAAATCACTCGACAATCTGCAGACGTGTATTTTAAATACAACAAAGTATGTTACTCACACACACGTCGAAGCCTGGAGAAGATTTTGTCTATATACTCTTTGCTGCTCTTAAAATAGATATTCGGTAAATTTTGATTTACTCACTCTTTTTTAGTAGTAAATTTATATTCTTTCTTTTATTGTTAATGGTTTTGATTTTACAAAGTAAGCTACCATTAGTATTGCACCTATTAGCCAAGACAATGGATAAAGCATATACACATAATTTATGCTAGTCATTGGTATAACGTATAATATACAAATAACTCTAAATAAACATAGAGATAAGAATAATACTATCATCGGTGGTACTGTTTTTCCTACTCCTCTTATTGTTCCAGCTACTGAGTGTAGTATTCCTAATAAGAAATAGAATGGGCAGAAATATCTCATAGCCCGCACTCCTGCTTCTATTACATCTGGATCCTGAGAGAATAACCGTATAACCTGATGTGCAAATGCAAGTAATAATGCACCTGTGATTATTGTATAAACAACGCACATTGCAAGAACAACCCACATTCCCTTCTTAACACGTTCAACTTTCTTAGCTCCATAGTTCTGACCTGTGAATGTAGTACTTGCCATACTGAAACTTAAAACTGGAAGTATGTTGAATCCATCTATTTTTAAATATGCTCCAAACCCTGCCATTGCAATAGGTCCAAACACATTTATACTAGACTGAATTAACACATTTGAAAGTGATATCATCATATTTTGTATCCCTGTTGGAAGTCCTACTTTTATAAGTCTTTTTGCAACACTTTTATGCATTTTTATCTTTGAAAGAGTTACCTTATAGTTTGCGTTTACTCTCATTAAATAGCCTAGTGTTATAATACAAGCTATTGCCTGGCTGATATTTGTAGCTATTGCAGCTCCTTCCACTCCCCAGCCTAAAGTTCTTATGAAAATTAAATCGAATATAATATTGATTACTGAAGCAATTCCTAAGTATAGTAGTGAACGTTTTGAATTCCCTACTGAATTTAAAATTCCTGCTTCCATATTGTAAATAACGTTGAATATAAGTCCTAATGAATATAATCTAAGATATTTTACTGACTCTACCATAACTTCCGCTGGAGTATTCATCATTTTTAATATCTGTGGTGTAAAAATAAATCCTAAAATTGATAATATGGCTCCTAATATAATTGATATTGCCATAGATGTATGAATTGATAATTGAATATCCTTTTTCTTATTCGCACCGATTGCCTGTGAAACAATTACCCCAGAACCTACTGAAATTCCCTGGCTGAATGCAATTAATAGATAGATTAAAGACGAACTCGATCCTACAGCTGCTAGTGCATTCTTTCCTACATAGTTACCAACGATTATAGAATCGACTGTGTTGTACATCTGCTGAAGCAGATTTCCAAGTATTAACGGAATGGAAAATACTAGTATCGTTTTAAGAATACTTCCCTCCGTCATTAGATTTTTATTTTCTTTGGATTTTTCTACTGTGGTGGCTTCTTTAGTTTCTAATCCTTCTGTATTTGATAAACTCATTATATCCCTCCTATATATTTTTTCTCCCGTTACTATTATAGTTAATTTCTTCAGATATAACAAATTTTTTTACAATACATTTTTAAAATAAAATCTTATATTTTATGAGAAAATTCTATTTTACTACCTTTTTCTACATTAAATATTTTTATTTCTCCACCTAAAATATCACATAACTGTTTTGAAATATACAACCCTAGTCCAGAGTGTACTCCTTGTCTAGCTTTGTCACCACGATAAAATCTATCAAAAGCTTTATCTATATCTTCCTTATCAAATCCTACTCCATCATCAATTACAGAATAAATAATTTTATCATTTTCAAAACGAGCACTTACTTCTACTTTTCCACCAAAATCTATATATTGAATACTATTTGATACTACATTATCCAATATTCTCTCAAGCTTTTCTACATCTACATTAATTACTTCTGGTACATCCGTACTTACACACAAACCAACACTCGCCTTCTTTTGATTTGCTTTCAATTTATATTCCTCTATTTTTTCTTCCAAAAATTCTCTTATATTAATTTCTAATTCTTTTATCTCTAATTTGGAATTATCTATTTCCGAAGTGTACTGCATTTGCTGGACTAGAGATATACTCTTATCTATATTTTTCTCTATAACCTCAATATACTCTTTTGTATCATCGTTTATATTGTTATCATCCAATATCGCTTCAGAATAAATTTTCATAATAGACAGTGGAGATTTTAAATCATGAGCCAATGAAGAT harbors:
- a CDS encoding MATE family efflux transporter, which codes for MSLSNTEGLETKEATTVEKSKENKNLMTEGSILKTILVFSIPLILGNLLQQMYNTVDSIIVGNYVGKNALAAVGSSSSLIYLLIAFSQGISVGSGVIVSQAIGANKKKDIQLSIHTSMAISIILGAILSILGFIFTPQILKMMNTPAEVMVESVKYLRLYSLGLIFNVIYNMEAGILNSVGNSKRSLLYLGIASVINIIFDLIFIRTLGWGVEGAAIATNISQAIACIITLGYLMRVNANYKVTLSKIKMHKSVAKRLIKVGLPTGIQNMMISLSNVLIQSSINVFGPIAMAGFGAYLKIDGFNILPVLSFSMASTTFTGQNYGAKKVERVKKGMWVVLAMCVVYTIITGALLLAFAHQVIRLFSQDPDVIEAGVRAMRYFCPFYFLLGILHSVAGTIRGVGKTVPPMIVLFLSLCLFRVICILYVIPMTSINYVYMLYPLSWLIGAILMVAYFVKSKPLTIKERI